Within Takifugu rubripes chromosome 20, fTakRub1.2, whole genome shotgun sequence, the genomic segment ttttattttgtttataaATACACTTCTGTCGTGTTTTCAGGTACACAGTTCAGCATCTTTGagcctgatgatgtcatcaatgcTCCCTGTACACCTGACAATTCAAGCACTTGTTcatgggtcaaaggtcacagtcaACAggttatttcttctcttttaacaCTATCTGTGAGCATTATTGTCCACTATTGTCTTGAATGACTAAATGAGTCTACCCTCATCTATCCTGTAGGTCCAAGACCCTGTGTGTTTGCACTTTCCAGTGGGTGATGGACTTTTGCTGATGCCCGTATGCGCTGGAACTCTTCTGGTCACGATGatctgctgtgtgctgctgtcCAAATATATGTGGAAACACCGAATCAGTTAAACAAAATAGAAATGCAACGTTAAAGAGTTCATTCAAGTTTTGACATCACAATATTGAAATGATACGGTagattttctctttgttttgcaTTAGACACAAGTTTGTTGTCTGTAACAACAACGGCCagtttttaatgttgttttttttgttgccaaTTAAGGCAATAACcctaaaaatatttaaagtaaaGAGTTGTGCTGATGTAAAAACACACCGACTTGCTTTGTAAAATCTTTCTTTTTGGTATGACTGAAAACAAGTCAACATAAATGTCTTAATTTTATCTCGGTTTGCATTTTCAGCAAATTAAGTGGGTCAAAGGTGAATAGCAAAGAACCAACTGTGAATCTCACTAAACCTCTGTGTCTGGACATTTTCAGAGGTTAAAATGACTTTAGCACATAAAGGATGTACAAAACTTGATGCGACCGAATCGTTATTATATTAAGAGTGTTTGCAATACTGATCTTTTACCATCACTGAGACACAATCCATGTCCACACTGTAGCAAAATAAACATCTTGCATTGGGGGGAAAGTGTGTAAAATGAGGGTAAATGCAGGTTTATCCTTTAACCCACATCACTGAAAGGTgtggtgctgctcagctgcatgAGCCAAAATGACATTTGAGAAGATCCCTTCCTAATGATTCCCATTCTGGGGACAGCGTCCACCTCTGTCCGCAGGCTGCGGTGCTTCACGCACGGTTCATCTGGGGCATTTATTGAGCAGGCTTGGGCTGGGTCGGTAGTTCCGCTTCCCCCTCGTCATAGCGGAATCATCCAAAGGCcgaaaaagacaagaaaacttGCACTGTAAATAGTTGTCGACGCGCTTTCACCAAGCTGTTTCTACGGGATCTGGGCCACCGAGCCCTCATGCGTCAGGAGGAGAACTTTTAGCGGAATCTTAAGCTTTTTCCTACCCAGCCCGTCGAGGGTCATCCGGGAGTAAAGTTCTATTCAAGTTTAAGTGGTGTGGAACCTCCGGTGAGCTCCGCGTCGGCTACGTTAGCGTGCAAATAAAGCAGATCCAGCCTTGATATTGGTAACTTTCCGCAGCCGTGCTAATGTTTGAAGTCATCGGTTGTTTTATGTTATTGTCTGAAAATTAAGTTTGGTTGAATAAGGGTTGTCTTGGGTGGACATAAAAGGTGACAGTGATTTAGTGTAGCTTgtcatgctaacattagcttaaTGCTAGCGCACTTGTTGGCCAAGTAGTTAATGCTAGCGTTAGCTGGCTAGCCGCCCCGGTTGTTGCTCATTTGAAGGGCATTTTTGAGAAAACAGAAATACCGTTAGATACCAAAACAACAGCCAAAATGTCGATATAGTGATATCAGCAAGAAACAGCCAAGTTAAGGCATTTTATTTCCATGTTAACTTCTCTGCAGTGATTGTAATTTCCTTTATTCTTCCATCCCCTGTTGGCTTCTACTGTACATTTCAAATTGGATGCATGGCATTAAAAACTGTAACAGTCGTTATCACTTATTGTTACTCCAATGTTTTACATTAAATTCCATAGTAAGCTGTCAGTTGCAGTGTTCCTCTCATTGGAACTTGATATGTTGACCTTTTTATTAGCAACATAACAGCCGCTTTATCTCCATTTCATGAGACGTCTTGTGCATTTTGGATTCTGACCTGAGAATAATGCTGTAGATGATAAGTGCAAGTCCAGAAATGTACGGGCATATTAATTCAAATAAGCCTTTTTGAATGCATTGTCCTCCCCAGGAGTCTGTAAGCTTGAAAATGCCATTTCCAGATGACTTTGCACCACATACAAGCCCCATTTGGCAGAAATGCTGTTatacttttctttgtttttacgTCAGATATTGCTCCAGGGGCGCTCGGTACAACCCTTCCTCTACTCTGGTCATCGGGGCCACCTCAGGTCGCTGCATGATCACGCCTGTGCCTCATGCTGATGTGAGCGCCGTCTCGCACCCTCTGTCTGCCACCCTGTCCGTCTGTGACCGCGCCGTCCCTCGGCCCATCTTAGCCCAGTGagccctcctctccccccctcccgaaCAACCTCCAGAGATGTGTGATAACGGCGAATCTGAGGATAAACCCCCCGCCCCTCCGGTCCGCATGAGCAGCACCATCTTCAGCACCGGTTCCGGCAAAGACTCCCTCTCGGCCAACCACAGCTCCAAACCGCTGCCGTCTGTGCCCGAGGAGAGAAAACCTCGGAACAAAATCATCTCAATCTTTTCTGGAGCCGAAAAAAGTGAGAGGACAACAAGGCTCCCGTCATTTCTGATACCTGCGGTTCACTGTAGCGCAGTGTTGACCCGTATATGATGAGTTTATCCTGTAATAATGTCAacatccttgtttttgttttttttctcaggtGGTAGGAAGAAGGATCGGGACAAGGAGCGACCGGAGATTTCGCCGCCTTCAGACTTTGAACACACCATACACGTTGGCTTTGACGCCGTCACTGGGGAGTTCACTGTGAGTTCCTCCTGTTTGCTATTGGTCACTCGTATTCCGAAGCCCCTCGGCATCCGCCCGCCAGACCTAATGCCGTCTCTGCACAGGGCATGCCGGAGCAATGGGCCCGACTGCTCCAGACGTCAAACATCACCAAGTcggagcagaagaaaaacccACAGGCTGTGCTGGACGTTCTCAAATTTTACGACTCGACAGGCAACGGTCGGCAGAAGTACCtcagcttttcctcctctggtgaGGCTCTGAATTCAATTTGTTAAGTTGCCCTCAAGTTATTTATTGCCTCTTGTCTTCAAGCGGATTCTTCTCCCCTGAGCAACAATGGGATCGATATGAGCTCATGTAAATCATTAAGTCCAAGAACATCAGAACAGTTCGGTGTTTCTGCGGCCGCTGCTTGTTTTTCATCTGCGAATCTGCTCTTTTATTTGCAGAAAAAGACGCTTTCACACCAGGCCCTCAGTCTGTGAGTGTTAAAAActgttgaaacacacacacaggtgtgtttactgtgtggTCCTGTAGAATTCTGACAATATTTCCCTCTAAATTAGCCCGTCAAGAAAGGCACCGAACCCTCCTCTGCGAATATCAAAGACATcgacgatgacgacgacgacgaaactcctcctcctgtcgTGGCACCGAGACCGGAGCACACAAAGAGTGTGAGTCCTATTTCTCATACGCCTGAAACGCTGCTTTCCTTGTTTAGTTtatagatgtgtgtgtttgtgcaggtgtACACTCGCTCGGTGATCGATCCGATCCCTGCCCCAAATCCCTGCGTGGACGGCGACGTGGCTTCCAAGGctgcagacaggcagaaaaagaAGGGCAAGATGTCTGATGAGGAAATCATGGATAAACTGAGTCAGTTAGTTCTTCCCAGATCCTCCTGATACAGCACAGCTCTTTaagtgctgctgcttcctttacACGCCATCGTTTTTGTTTCAAGGAACCATCGTGAGCATCGGAGACCCCAAGAAGAAATACACCAGATACGAAAAAAATCGGTCAGGGGTGAGTGTTAATGTGTCATCGAGCGTTTGTGAATCACTTTATAAGATTGTTCCAGCGATTGATCCATATTGGGGTGTTTGTGGACTTGTCAGCATCCTATTTCCCAGACAAAATGCCCAGTTTTTAATCTAAAACGATCAGTTTTGTTACATATCCTGAATGAACCGTTGCAGCGTTTGTGGGGAAAACAAGAAAGCAGGTTTATGGGTTTGGTTTTTCTCACATTTTCAGTGCATCTGGAACCGTCTTCACAGCCATCGATG encodes:
- the pak2b gene encoding LOW QUALITY PROTEIN: serine/threonine-protein kinase PAK 2b (The sequence of the model RefSeq protein was modified relative to this genomic sequence to represent the inferred CDS: deleted 1 base in 1 codon), with translation MCDNGESEDKPPAPPVRMSSTIFSTGSGKDSLSANHSSKPLPSVPEERKPRNKIISIFSGAEKSGRKKDRDKERPEISPPSDFEHTIHVGFDAVTGEFTGMPEQWARLLQTSNITKSEQKKNPQAVLDVLKFYDSTGNGRQKYLSFSSSEKDAFTPGPQSPVKKGTEPSSANIKDIDDDDDDETPPPVVAPRPEHTKSVYTRSVIDPIPAPNPCVDGDVASKAADRQKKKGKMSDEEIMDKLRTIVSIGDPKKKYTRYEKIGQGASGTVFTAIDVATGQEVAIKQINLQKQPKKELIINEILVMKELKNPNIVNFLDSFLMGEELFVVMEYLAGGSLTDVVTETCMDEAQIAAVCRECLQALDFLHANQVIHRDIKSDNVLLGMDGSVKLTDFGFCAQITPEQSKRSTMVGTPYWMAPEVVTRKAYGPKVDIWSLGIMAIEMVEGEPPYLNENPLRALYLIATNGTPELQNPEKLSPVFRDFLNCCLEMDVEKRGGSKELLQHPFLKLAKPLSSLTPLILAAKEAMKGNR